A section of the Solitalea canadensis DSM 3403 genome encodes:
- the surE gene encoding 5'/3'-nucleotidase SurE, protein MDILITNDDGIYSPGIAALANVARHFGNVHVVAPDVEQSSMGHAVTHSRPLSIKKSPIHFENIEAFRVNGTPADCVALGTHLYPKTSLVLSGINMGPNLGNSMWHSGTLAAAKQAVLLGIKGIAFSTPVGNTEPDFELLAPFVKETIALLIEHSDFGLFNVNFPPNPKDIVWTRQSVRMYDGKIVPAMDPMGRKHYWFTVSPMEPAEEGTDRWAIDKGFVSITPLRLDLTNEAELQKMQKTTQQQ, encoded by the coding sequence ATGGATATACTGATCACTAATGATGATGGCATTTACAGCCCAGGTATCGCAGCACTGGCTAATGTGGCCAGACACTTTGGGAATGTTCATGTAGTTGCTCCCGATGTGGAGCAGTCATCAATGGGACATGCAGTAACGCATTCCCGACCGCTTTCGATAAAAAAATCACCTATTCATTTCGAAAACATTGAAGCGTTTAGGGTCAATGGTACCCCAGCCGATTGTGTTGCGCTTGGCACCCATCTTTATCCTAAAACATCTTTAGTGTTATCGGGGATTAACATGGGACCTAATTTGGGTAATTCAATGTGGCATTCAGGTACATTGGCTGCTGCAAAACAGGCCGTTTTATTAGGAATAAAAGGAATTGCCTTTAGTACGCCTGTCGGTAACACTGAACCCGATTTTGAACTGTTGGCACCTTTTGTAAAAGAAACCATAGCCTTATTAATAGAGCATTCTGATTTTGGATTATTTAATGTTAACTTTCCTCCAAATCCAAAAGATATTGTTTGGACAAGACAATCTGTCAGAATGTATGACGGAAAAATAGTGCCAGCCATGGATCCTATGGGAAGAAAACATTATTGGTTTACCGTATCTCCGATGGAACCAGCCGAGGAAGGAACTGATAGATGGGCGATTGATAAAGGCTTTGTATCCATTACACCATTGCGTTTAGACCTTACAAACGAAGCCGAATTGCAAAAAATGCAAAAGACAACACAGCAACAATAA
- a CDS encoding DinB family protein encodes MSTIIQSLLKEMEQEAQTTRKMLSRVPNDKYDWKPHPKSMNIKSLATHIAELPTWVTMAVTTDELDFASNPYQPQDITNTDDLLKYFEKSLANGREHLEKTNEKTLDEQWVLRNGDEIYSKSSKAEVIRMTYCQIVHHRAQLGVFLRLLDVPIPGSYGPSADDMSF; translated from the coding sequence ATGTCAACAATTATTCAATCGCTTCTTAAGGAAATGGAGCAAGAAGCGCAAACTACTCGTAAGATGTTAAGCAGGGTTCCTAACGACAAATATGATTGGAAGCCACATCCTAAAAGCATGAACATTAAAAGTTTAGCTACCCATATTGCTGAATTGCCTACCTGGGTAACAATGGCTGTAACCACAGATGAACTTGATTTTGCAAGTAATCCATATCAACCGCAGGATATCACCAATACCGATGATTTACTTAAGTATTTTGAAAAATCACTTGCAAACGGTCGCGAACACCTGGAAAAAACCAATGAAAAAACATTAGATGAACAATGGGTCTTAAGAAACGGGGATGAGATTTATTCAAAATCATCGAAAGCAGAAGTTATAAGAATGACTTACTGTCAGATTGTACACCACAGGGCTCAATTGGGTGTTTTTTTAAGATTATTGGATGTTCCAATCCCTGGAAGCTATGGCCCAAGCGCCGACGATATGAGTTTTTAG
- the dinB gene encoding DNA polymerase IV, with protein MSENKLQRKIIHIDMDAFYASVEQRDNPDYKGKPIIVGGLPQGRGGVVATASYEARRFGVRSAMPSKKAQQLCPHAIFVRPRFAAYKEVSQKIREIFHRYTDLIEPLSLDEAYLDVTHDKLEIGSAIEIAMQIKKAIKDELNLTASAGVSVNKFVAKIASDINKPDGLTFIGPSKIESFMESLAVEKFHGIGRVTAEKMKRMNLFTGADLKKLTEEQLLLHFGKPGKFYYKIVRGIDDREVQPNRVTKSVGAEDTFPYDLTDLEEMNVELDKIAKTVADRLQRYQLKGRTLTLKIKYSDFKQITRNQSFLHEINDLQTIAQTAKELLLKTSPEDKKIRLLGITLSNFNEIFTHKNTSQLELFQYDD; from the coding sequence ATGAGTGAAAACAAACTTCAACGAAAGATCATTCATATCGATATGGATGCGTTTTACGCATCCGTCGAGCAAAGAGACAATCCTGATTATAAAGGTAAACCAATTATTGTTGGCGGTTTACCACAAGGAAGGGGTGGGGTTGTTGCAACGGCAAGTTATGAAGCCCGTAGGTTTGGAGTCCGCTCAGCTATGCCCTCGAAAAAAGCGCAACAACTATGTCCACATGCTATATTTGTTCGTCCAAGATTTGCCGCCTACAAAGAAGTCTCCCAAAAGATTCGTGAAATATTTCATCGCTATACAGATCTGATTGAACCTTTATCATTAGATGAGGCCTACCTGGATGTTACCCATGATAAATTAGAAATTGGTTCGGCCATTGAAATTGCCATGCAAATTAAAAAGGCGATAAAAGATGAACTAAATCTGACCGCTTCAGCCGGTGTTTCGGTCAATAAGTTTGTTGCTAAAATTGCTTCTGATATAAACAAACCCGATGGCTTAACATTTATCGGGCCTTCCAAGATCGAATCTTTTATGGAATCACTTGCAGTGGAGAAATTTCATGGCATTGGAAGAGTTACCGCGGAAAAAATGAAACGGATGAATTTGTTTACCGGAGCTGATCTTAAAAAGCTTACAGAAGAGCAACTCCTGTTACATTTTGGTAAACCAGGTAAGTTTTACTATAAAATTGTGAGAGGAATTGATGATAGGGAAGTGCAACCCAATCGTGTGACAAAATCTGTCGGTGCAGAAGATACTTTTCCTTATGATTTAACAGATCTGGAAGAGATGAATGTCGAATTAGATAAGATCGCTAAAACTGTAGCAGACCGATTACAACGGTACCAACTGAAAGGGAGAACGTTAACATTAAAAATCAAATACAGCGATTTTAAGCAAATCACCCGAAATCAGTCATTTCTGCATGAAATAAACGATTTGCAAACAATTGCCCAAACGGCAAAGGAGTTATTACTTAAAACATCACCAGAAGATAAAAAAATCAGGCTTTTAGGGATTACACTTTCTAACTTTAATGAGATTTTTACGCATAAAAACACCTCTCAACTTGAGTTATTTCAATACGATGATTAA
- a CDS encoding EamA family transporter produces the protein MWWVYALLSAFFAALTAIFAKIGIKNIDSDLATAIRTVVILFLAWGIALFKGATSSLLDLNKQNWLFLLLSGAATGLSWIFYFKALQIGKVSQVAPIDKASLVITILLAVLFLGESLTPKIIIGASLIIIGTFVLIA, from the coding sequence ATGTGGTGGGTATATGCTTTATTATCTGCATTTTTTGCGGCTTTAACGGCCATCTTTGCTAAGATAGGTATTAAAAATATCGATAGCGATTTGGCTACGGCTATAAGAACAGTAGTAATCTTATTTTTAGCCTGGGGAATTGCACTTTTTAAAGGTGCCACTAGCTCTCTACTAGATTTAAATAAACAAAATTGGCTTTTCTTATTGTTATCAGGAGCAGCTACCGGTTTATCATGGATCTTTTATTTTAAGGCCTTGCAAATAGGAAAAGTTTCACAAGTGGCTCCTATCGATAAAGCCAGTCTGGTTATTACTATTTTATTAGCGGTCTTATTTCTTGGAGAAAGTCTAACGCCTAAAATTATTATTGGCGCTTCATTGATCATTATTGGAACCTTTGTTCTTATTGCCTAG
- a CDS encoding efflux MFS transporter permease, whose product MQRNSVFKAWVPDWVVKATLIFCLTPSMMLLGLYNSNVTYAASYLDVQLEDMQFAMNITYGVLMATIIIENRLFRYFSTRNYLIGIYISIAIVLCLSAYTHNFFQFILLRIADGILMALPGIPLRSLLLSRFKSKDAIIIVYSFFYGLLLISSTLTMNIIVWMLDNFSWAYMAYTAALCQLLALGLILLTFNDERHVRKFPLYQIDWSSYILLLTITISGTYFFVYGEKKYWFQSTEIVIAGIVTLIGSALFILKQLNMKRPVFDLNVFKVADLRIGLGVFLIFYLSRSTLNICHSTMNRIWNWEQIHVVHVQYINVAGIITGLVISGIALARKLPLRFNLMFGFALLAVYHLWFTFLFVPDVSLQQIAIPYFLQGMGVGSIFIPLVLFTLSAVPDAQIVSGGLIAVLGRFGGTVLGFSFLQNAQVILQRKHYLKMQQFVSPESMNTQDRLTQLTQSFQLKGYSVDQSYQLAIKQLDTAIAKQSFLLTNMEIYTFVGIALIAVVILLMFNQHLKESMNLFKKRWWGFVLR is encoded by the coding sequence ATGCAAAGAAATAGTGTTTTTAAGGCTTGGGTTCCTGATTGGGTGGTAAAGGCAACGCTTATTTTCTGTCTCACTCCTTCTATGATGTTGCTTGGTTTGTACAATTCTAATGTAACGTATGCCGCCAGTTACCTGGATGTGCAGCTGGAAGACATGCAATTTGCCATGAATATTACTTATGGCGTTTTAATGGCTACAATCATTATTGAGAATCGTTTATTCAGGTATTTTTCAACCAGAAATTACCTTATCGGTATTTACATTTCGATTGCCATTGTTTTATGTTTATCGGCATATACCCATAATTTCTTTCAATTTATCTTATTGAGGATAGCTGATGGCATTTTAATGGCTTTACCAGGAATTCCATTACGTTCTTTACTATTGTCGAGGTTTAAATCGAAAGACGCCATTATCATAGTATACTCATTTTTTTATGGTTTACTACTGATCTCTTCTACCCTTACCATGAATATCATTGTATGGATGCTCGACAACTTCAGTTGGGCCTACATGGCCTATACTGCCGCTTTATGTCAGTTGTTAGCGCTGGGCCTTATTCTGCTGACATTTAACGATGAACGCCACGTACGTAAATTTCCACTTTATCAGATCGATTGGTCGAGTTACATATTACTGTTAACCATTACCATATCCGGAACCTATTTTTTTGTTTATGGCGAAAAGAAATACTGGTTTCAATCAACAGAAATAGTAATTGCCGGAATAGTAACATTAATAGGTTCGGCCTTATTCATTTTAAAACAGTTGAATATGAAACGTCCAGTCTTTGATTTAAATGTATTCAAAGTGGCGGATCTAAGAATTGGTTTGGGTGTTTTCCTGATTTTTTACCTGTCGAGATCAACTTTAAATATCTGTCATTCAACCATGAATCGCATTTGGAACTGGGAACAGATTCATGTGGTGCACGTTCAATACATTAATGTTGCGGGTATAATTACCGGATTAGTTATTTCAGGAATAGCATTGGCACGAAAACTACCGTTGCGATTTAACCTGATGTTTGGATTTGCATTATTAGCAGTATATCACTTGTGGTTTACATTTCTGTTCGTTCCTGATGTTTCGCTCCAGCAGATTGCCATACCTTACTTTCTGCAAGGAATGGGTGTAGGTAGTATCTTTATTCCATTAGTGCTTTTTACACTTTCAGCAGTTCCTGATGCACAGATTGTTTCAGGCGGATTGATCGCTGTTTTAGGTCGTTTTGGAGGGACGGTACTTGGATTTTCTTTTTTACAGAATGCACAGGTGATCTTACAGCGAAAGCATTATTTAAAAATGCAGCAATTTGTTTCACCAGAAAGCATGAATACACAAGATCGATTAACGCAACTTACGCAAAGCTTTCAATTAAAAGGATACTCAGTAGATCAATCGTATCAATTGGCAATAAAACAGCTTGATACCGCTATTGCGAAACAAAGTTTTTTGTTAACAAACATGGAAATATATACGTTCGTAGGTATTGCATTAATCGCGGTAGTTATATTGCTTATGTTTAACCAACATTTAAAAGAATCAATGAATTTGTTTAAAAAACGGTGGTGGGGATTTGTATTGAGGTAG
- a CDS encoding HlyD family secretion protein, with the protein MQITNKHHQPKKETLTHKVVTYVATMLFLSAMGLGIWFFIFYSNHEETNDAQVEQYVTPIQSRITGFVQEVKYKENQFVHKGDTLIIIDNSEYKERLAMANAELENALETEKVMHKSVATSQSSVAVRKAQLDGAKTQVWKAEQDYKRYENLLKEEAVTVQQFEQMKANYEVARAHYDEVLHAIQSTELTTAEVSSKVPTAAATIKAKQAAVDNASLFLSYTIITAPDDGWVGKRTIQPGQMIKEGQTLLSVVSKEKWITANFKETQLANLSIGQQVEIKADATAGAIFKGKIESLSPASGARFSLLPPDNATGNFVKIEQRIPVKINLVDTENKTAFLRAGMNVIVVARNK; encoded by the coding sequence ATGCAAATAACAAACAAACATCATCAACCTAAAAAAGAAACCTTAACACACAAAGTGGTGACTTACGTTGCTACTATGTTGTTTTTGTCAGCGATGGGGCTGGGAATATGGTTTTTTATATTTTATTCTAATCACGAGGAAACTAATGATGCTCAGGTAGAGCAATATGTAACTCCTATTCAAAGTCGTATTACTGGTTTTGTTCAGGAAGTGAAGTATAAAGAAAATCAGTTTGTTCACAAAGGTGACACCTTAATCATCATTGATAATAGCGAATATAAAGAGCGTTTGGCTATGGCAAATGCTGAACTGGAAAATGCGCTTGAAACTGAAAAAGTAATGCATAAAAGCGTTGCCACAAGTCAGAGTTCTGTTGCCGTAAGAAAAGCGCAGCTCGATGGTGCCAAAACGCAGGTTTGGAAGGCTGAGCAGGATTATAAACGATACGAGAATTTATTGAAAGAAGAAGCCGTAACCGTGCAGCAATTTGAGCAAATGAAAGCTAATTATGAAGTAGCCAGGGCACATTATGACGAGGTTTTACATGCCATTCAATCGACCGAATTGACCACGGCAGAAGTTTCATCCAAAGTACCAACCGCAGCCGCTACGATTAAGGCGAAACAAGCAGCAGTTGATAATGCTTCACTATTTCTTTCTTATACGATTATTACCGCACCTGATGACGGTTGGGTTGGTAAGCGTACTATTCAACCCGGGCAAATGATAAAAGAGGGACAAACATTGCTATCTGTAGTAAGCAAAGAAAAATGGATTACTGCCAATTTCAAGGAAACCCAGCTGGCAAATCTTTCAATTGGACAGCAGGTTGAAATTAAAGCAGATGCTACGGCAGGTGCAATTTTTAAAGGAAAGATCGAATCTTTGTCGCCCGCAAGTGGAGCACGGTTTTCCTTATTGCCACCGGATAATGCCACCGGCAATTTTGTGAAGATTGAACAGCGTATTCCGGTAAAAATCAATCTTGTAGATACGGAGAATAAAACCGCTTTCTTAAGAGCCGGAATGAATGTGATTGTGGTGGCCAGGAACAAATAG
- a CDS encoding TolC family protein, protein MILNTFIANKFKCTAYCIAVFLIFLFPVNNLYAQELNHATKLTLQDAIELARHKNKEIKQAKVKNEISADNIQLIKQLRLPDVELHTSYARVTNLNQYENGLFSAPEMFKNIPDMYDVTMNAKMPLYMGNKINNEIEKSAQEQQITELKSRKIANDIQINVINMYLGTYKLMLFSDVLKEQIKEEVDRLAEVKALKRNGALTKNDLLRAELQLSNMKLALINNEANTSIALHQLKTLLEIPENEDLKIDTSSVSNVLLPNNEYDAYVSAALHKEELQIAEKEAGIAQTDRKITQGNYYPKVALFGTYGYNYPNYKFFPPTPYLYTLGLAGIDVSFSLSELFKNKKKMSVANKKIEQQLLEAEIVKNNIIDKVYKEYKQYTASKEKLTVTEQSVMQANENYRIVRMKYLNQLALITDMIDADNSLLEAKFTDVSAKVDAQLKYYQLQHAAGILNN, encoded by the coding sequence ATGATCCTTAATACTTTCATTGCAAACAAATTTAAATGCACTGCATATTGCATTGCCGTTTTTTTGATTTTTTTATTTCCCGTAAATAACCTTTATGCACAGGAATTGAATCATGCTACCAAGCTCACATTGCAGGATGCTATTGAACTTGCCCGACACAAAAACAAAGAAATAAAACAAGCTAAAGTAAAAAATGAAATAAGTGCTGATAATATTCAATTAATAAAGCAATTAAGACTACCTGATGTTGAGTTGCATACTTCATATGCAAGGGTAACCAATTTAAATCAGTATGAAAATGGACTTTTTTCGGCTCCTGAAATGTTTAAAAATATCCCCGACATGTATGATGTTACCATGAATGCAAAGATGCCTTTGTATATGGGTAATAAGATCAATAATGAAATTGAAAAAAGTGCACAAGAACAACAAATCACAGAATTGAAGTCCAGGAAAATAGCAAACGACATTCAAATAAATGTAATTAACATGTATTTAGGTACTTATAAACTGATGTTGTTTTCGGATGTATTGAAAGAACAAATAAAAGAAGAAGTTGACCGGTTGGCAGAGGTAAAAGCATTAAAAAGGAATGGTGCGTTAACTAAAAATGACCTTTTAAGAGCGGAGCTACAGTTATCAAATATGAAACTAGCACTGATAAATAATGAGGCTAATACTTCTATTGCTCTTCATCAATTGAAAACACTATTAGAAATACCTGAAAATGAGGATTTAAAAATTGATACTTCAAGTGTTAGTAATGTTTTATTACCTAATAATGAATACGATGCTTATGTAAGTGCTGCACTACATAAGGAGGAGTTACAAATTGCAGAAAAGGAAGCCGGAATTGCACAAACTGATCGTAAAATAACGCAAGGCAATTATTATCCTAAAGTAGCTTTATTTGGCACGTACGGTTATAATTATCCAAACTATAAGTTTTTCCCTCCTACTCCTTACTTGTATACCTTGGGTTTAGCCGGTATTGATGTTTCATTTAGTCTTTCCGAATTATTTAAGAATAAGAAGAAAATGAGTGTAGCCAATAAAAAAATTGAGCAGCAGCTGCTTGAAGCAGAAATTGTTAAGAATAACATTATCGATAAGGTTTACAAAGAATACAAACAATACACAGCAAGTAAAGAGAAACTAACAGTAACAGAACAAAGTGTAATGCAGGCAAATGAAAATTACCGGATTGTAAGGATGAAATATTTAAATCAGCTGGCCTTAATCACCGACATGATTGATGCCGATAATTCACTATTAGAAGCAAAATTCACGGATGTATCAGCAAAGGTTGATGCTCAGTTAAAATATTACCAATTGCAACACGCAGCCGGAATACTTAATAATTAG
- a CDS encoding AraC family transcriptional regulator, with amino-acid sequence MPIPQPDYLTEVDKIEGNIYCNHDYTGENHIAMHQHTKAQFLFAEGGIVHVITEDESYFLPARHYMWIPAGRPHSIIFNSLDVMMRNLYFPVEPCEEVFYSKIAIYPVNELLLEMLFFTTRWKGQISRENETAYSFIVALKKILPSISIHSLPLGLPYPKSERLLKVARYMNQHLQDQLSFPDIAKRFGFSERTLSRTFQQEVKMSFIQFLTVQRMMKSLQLLLDEKKTVNETAYAVGYNSLPTFSNTFSKIVGVRPSEYVKLRGVLKKDS; translated from the coding sequence ATGCCAATTCCTCAACCTGATTATTTAACAGAAGTAGATAAAATTGAAGGCAATATTTACTGTAATCATGATTATACAGGAGAGAACCATATTGCCATGCACCAGCATACGAAAGCACAGTTTTTATTTGCTGAAGGAGGGATTGTACACGTAATTACGGAGGATGAATCTTATTTTTTGCCGGCCCGACATTATATGTGGATACCTGCAGGAAGGCCTCACAGCATTATTTTTAATTCGTTGGATGTGATGATGAGGAATTTATACTTTCCCGTAGAACCGTGCGAAGAGGTATTTTATAGCAAAATTGCCATATATCCGGTAAATGAATTATTGTTGGAAATGCTATTTTTCACAACTCGTTGGAAAGGACAGATATCAAGAGAAAATGAAACCGCCTATTCATTTATTGTTGCTCTCAAAAAAATATTGCCTAGTATTAGTATTCATAGTTTACCATTAGGACTGCCTTATCCCAAATCGGAACGTTTGTTAAAAGTCGCCAGGTATATGAACCAACATCTTCAAGATCAGTTATCCTTTCCGGATATCGCAAAGAGATTTGGATTTAGTGAACGAACGCTATCCCGCACCTTTCAGCAAGAAGTAAAAATGTCTTTTATACAGTTTTTAACTGTGCAACGCATGATGAAATCATTACAATTATTACTTGATGAGAAAAAAACCGTAAATGAAACAGCCTATGCGGTTGGTTATAACAGCTTACCTACATTTAGCAATACCTTTTCTAAAATTGTGGGAGTAAGGCCGTCGGAGTATGTTAAACTGAGAGGTGTCTTAAAAAAAGATTCTTAG
- a CDS encoding formyltransferase family protein has translation MKVLLITSGYNRIARSLISNKEIELVGVAFTRQRNKKTQLKTRIANIVFDISCRIFRILRSGKRLPVFFLYKDNQKALVEWSKKLNTDLTIVYSSPFIFIDELVHSSPLGTINIHPSLLPKYRGPQPLLWQYLDFDLNAGVTIHYIAKKEDTGDIIMQREFKIAIGTPYIQTVHNSENIGYQMIIDVMESIEKGQYTRIKQPEHSSTERAYRIDKKTIFERIQWEEWSVERIYHLLSGMFTAAELSKYAAELPLDKDLKIKGYSNNSHYPLSEVGKVIKHEKGFNIVCKNGLIQIAQNVVNMFVIVEVLNNI, from the coding sequence ATGAAAGTGCTATTAATTACATCCGGATATAATCGTATTGCGAGAAGCTTGATCAGTAATAAAGAAATTGAGCTGGTCGGTGTTGCATTTACCAGACAAAGAAATAAAAAAACGCAGTTAAAAACGCGCATTGCAAATATAGTTTTCGATATTTCTTGTCGTATCTTCCGTATTCTTCGTTCCGGCAAAAGATTACCCGTTTTTTTTCTGTATAAAGACAATCAAAAAGCGTTAGTTGAATGGTCAAAAAAATTAAATACAGACCTAACAATTGTCTATTCAAGCCCTTTTATTTTTATAGATGAACTTGTTCATTCTTCTCCATTGGGTACTATAAATATCCATCCTTCTTTGTTACCGAAATATCGTGGACCTCAACCACTTTTGTGGCAGTATTTAGATTTTGATTTAAATGCAGGAGTAACCATCCACTATATAGCAAAAAAAGAAGATACAGGTGACATTATCATGCAAAGGGAATTTAAGATTGCAATCGGAACACCTTATATTCAAACAGTACATAATTCAGAAAATATTGGATATCAAATGATTATAGATGTTATGGAATCTATTGAAAAAGGTCAATATACAAGAATTAAGCAGCCTGAACATAGTTCAACTGAACGAGCCTATCGAATTGATAAAAAAACTATTTTTGAGCGCATTCAATGGGAAGAATGGTCTGTTGAACGCATCTACCATTTATTGAGCGGAATGTTTACCGCAGCGGAATTATCCAAATATGCTGCTGAATTGCCGTTAGATAAAGACCTGAAAATAAAAGGCTATAGCAACAATTCCCATTATCCTTTATCTGAAGTTGGTAAGGTAATTAAGCATGAAAAAGGTTTTAACATTGTTTGCAAAAATGGGTTAATTCAGATTGCTCAAAATGTTGTTAATATGTTTGTTATTGTTGAGGTGTTAAATAATATTTGA
- a CDS encoding exonuclease domain-containing protein, producing the protein MQSGELLYAIVDIETTGGYASNYGITEVAIFIHNGKEVIDSYETLINPGSSIPIHIQSLTGISNEMVKNAPSFSEVAENIYQLLHDKVFVAHNVNFDYSFLTHQLTTCGYQLQAPKLCTVRLARKIFPGFSSYGLGKLCKQLDITIENRHRAGGDANATTILFSKLIENDNGNFILQSLKKGSKEASLPSNLPKEQIDQLPYTAGVYYFYDKKGAIIYIGKAVNLRKRVLSHFTNNKATQQKQDFLRNIYSISFTECGTELYAFVLEALEIKKHWPKYNRSLKQFDQLFGLYLFDAQNGYKRLAVSKKIKHFKPLVTFNSLSDGYRFLYQLIDDYELCPKLCFLHKNHESCSTDCKGACKGEETADTYNSRLDLALESINNYLPSFAIIDEGRTSMEKSCLLIHRGEFYGMGFIEEETNWNNLDLLKQSLTNYPSYDYVKNLIYQYTLTNPGKSIFFNGI; encoded by the coding sequence ATGCAATCAGGAGAACTATTATACGCAATTGTTGATATTGAAACTACCGGAGGATATGCCAGTAATTATGGGATAACGGAGGTTGCTATTTTCATTCATAACGGTAAAGAAGTAATTGATAGTTATGAAACATTAATTAATCCGGGTTCGTCAATTCCCATTCATATCCAATCATTAACCGGTATCAGTAATGAAATGGTAAAAAATGCACCCTCTTTTAGTGAGGTTGCTGAAAATATTTATCAATTATTACATGACAAGGTCTTTGTTGCTCACAATGTAAATTTCGATTATTCGTTTCTGACGCACCAACTAACTACTTGTGGTTATCAACTGCAGGCTCCAAAACTCTGCACTGTTAGACTAGCTCGTAAGATTTTCCCGGGATTCTCTTCATACGGATTAGGAAAATTATGTAAACAGTTAGATATCACTATTGAGAATCGCCATCGTGCAGGTGGAGACGCCAATGCTACCACCATTCTTTTCTCAAAACTAATCGAAAATGACAATGGGAACTTCATTCTACAATCACTGAAAAAGGGTTCTAAGGAGGCCTCTCTCCCATCTAATTTACCTAAAGAACAAATCGACCAATTACCTTATACCGCTGGCGTTTATTATTTCTATGATAAAAAAGGAGCCATTATTTACATTGGTAAGGCTGTCAATTTAAGGAAGAGAGTATTAAGTCACTTTACGAATAATAAGGCAACACAACAGAAACAGGATTTTTTGCGAAATATCTATAGCATTTCTTTTACCGAATGTGGAACTGAATTATATGCATTTGTATTAGAGGCGCTTGAAATTAAAAAACATTGGCCAAAGTATAACCGTTCATTAAAGCAATTCGATCAGCTTTTTGGTTTGTACCTGTTCGATGCTCAAAATGGTTATAAACGTTTGGCGGTTAGTAAGAAGATAAAACACTTTAAGCCGTTAGTTACATTTAATAGTTTAAGTGATGGATATCGCTTTCTTTATCAGTTAATTGATGATTATGAGCTTTGTCCAAAGTTATGTTTCCTGCATAAAAATCATGAAAGCTGTTCAACAGACTGTAAAGGAGCTTGCAAAGGTGAAGAAACTGCCGACACGTATAATAGTCGCTTAGATTTGGCTCTTGAATCGATCAATAATTATTTACCCTCTTTTGCCATAATTGATGAAGGCAGAACCTCAATGGAGAAAAGTTGTTTGTTGATACACAGAGGTGAATTTTATGGCATGGGATTCATTGAAGAAGAAACCAATTGGAACAACCTTGACTTGTTAAAGCAATCATTAACTAATTATCCCTCTTATGATTATGTAAAAAATCTGATTTACCAATACACACTCACCAATCCCGGAAAGAGTATTTTCTTTAATGGTATTTAA